A window of the Miscanthus floridulus cultivar M001 chromosome 14, ASM1932011v1, whole genome shotgun sequence genome harbors these coding sequences:
- the LOC136504639 gene encoding SWI/SNF complex subunit SWI3C homolog translates to MPRKASSNSDARAKWRKRKRAAASASPSKQPADHSDDSDTAAAANGDDEASRAASANGGGGTLAGGGGGGDDDPALDLRAAEVLSSSAEPVSAFPAAVRRAVGRPHPSVLAVIAAERAAASSDGAPATPAPVPVLENISNGQLQVVSAMLPDHPSLSYDPDKPSTYVCTPPPLMEGCGVHKQFYGKLHIVPRHSDWFVPTTVHRLERQVVPQYFSGKSQGQTPEKYMMLRNKVIVKYLERPGKRLVFAECQGLVTSTPELYDLSRIVRFLESWGIINYLATGSVHRGLRMAASLIKEEITGELQLVSAPMKSIDGLILFDRPKCSIRADDISSLVSTSSAPFVANGDADSANLDEKIWERLSESSCSYCSQPLPSLHYESQKEADIALCSDCFHNAKFVTGHSSLDFQRVDGMKDGSDTDGDRWTDQETLLLLEGIEKFNDNWNHIAGHVGTKSKAQCIHHYIRLPVEDGLLENIEVPEASLPSRMQSNGILHSDSNGSTSGSQPGNQIPFINSANPVMSLVAFLAAEVGPRVAASCASAALSVLTRDDSRMHAEGIDAMGHATHLNYGLSSSISSETVKNAAICGLSAAATKSKLFADQEEREIQRLSATIINHQLKRLELKLKQFAEVETMLLKESERLEVMRQQLVTQRVRLLSTRFTSTGGTIPGGSSSMVSNPMNQATGLRPLMMPGSVSQSSMPAMYANNMQGHPQMALLQQRQQMLSFGPRLPLSAINPGSSSSTPNMMFNPGMPNSAAPNHHPLLRSPSGNNSNVG, encoded by the exons ATGCCGCGCAAGGCCTCCTCCAACTCAG ATGCGCGGGCCAAGTGGCGGAAGCGGAAgcgcgccgccgccagcgcctccCCGTCCAAGCAGCCGGCCGACCACTCAGACGACTCCGACACCGCCGCGGCCGCGAACGGCGACGACGAGGCGTCCCGCGCCGCCTCCGCCAACGGGGGCGGAGGAACcctagccggcggcggcggcggcggcgatgacgACCCCGCGCTCGACCTTCGTGCGGCGGAGGTGCTCTCCTCCTCCGCCGAGCCCGTCTCCGCCTTCCCCGCCGCCGTCCGCCGCGCCGTGGGCCGGCCTCACCCCTCGGTGCTGGCTGTCATCGCCGCCGAGCGTGCGGCGGCCAGTTCCGACGGTGCTCCTGCCACCCCAGCCCCGGTACCCGTTCTCGAGAACATTTCGAACGGGCAACTCCAGGTGGTCTCGGCGATGCTGCCCGACCATCCGTCCCTGTCCTACGACCCTGACAAGCCGTCCACGTATGTCTGCACCCCACCTCCACTGATGGAGGGATGCGGAGTGCACAAACAGTTCTATGGCAAACTTCATATCGTGCCCAGGCACTCAG ATTGGTTTGTGCCAACGACGGTGCACAGGTTGGAGAGGCAGGTTGTGCCACAGTACTTCTCTGGAAAATCCCAGGGGCAGACACCAGAgaagtacatgatgttgaggaatAAGGTGATTGTGAAATATTTGGAGCGACCTGGGAAAAGACTTgtgtttgctgagtgccagggGCTTGTCACAAGCACACCTGAACTGTATGACCTGAGTAGGATAGTTAGGTTCTTGGAATCTTGGGGGATCATTAATTACCTTGCAACAGGGTCAGTGCACCGTGGCCTGAGGATGGCAGCATCCCTCATCAAGGAAGAGATAACAGGGGAGCTTCAGTTGGTATCTGCACCAATGAAATCAATTGATGGTTTGATTTTGTTTGATCGGCCCAAATGCAGTATCCGGGCAGATGATATATCTTCGCTGGTGTCAACTTCATCTGCTCCATTTGTGGCTAATGGTGATGCTGATTCAGCAAATTTGGACGAGAAGATCTGGGAGCGCTTATCAGAGAGTTCTTGTAGTTACTGCTCACAACCTTTACCCAGCTTACACTATGAGTCACAAAAGGAG GCAGACATTGCTCTTTGTTCAGACTGCTTCCACAATGCAAAATTTGTTACTGGGCATTCAAGCTTAGATTTTCAGAGAGTGGATGGGATGAAAGATGGATCAGACACTGATGGGGACAGATGGACTGATCAGGAAACTTTGCTGTTGTTGGAGGGCATAGAGAAGTTCAATGATAACTGGAATCATATCGCAGGTCATGTTGGGACAAAATCAAAAGCACAATGTATTCACCATTATATTCGTCTCCCGGTGGAAGATGGTTTGTTAGAGAACATTGAAGTGCCAGAAGCATCCCTTCCATCCAGAATGCAAAGTAATGGAATTTTGCATTCAGATTCCAATGGCAGTACTTCAG GTAGCCAACCTGGAAACCAGATTCCATTCATTAATTCTGCTAATCCAGTCATGTCACTG GTTGCATTTTTGGCTGCTGAAGTAGGACCAAGAGTTGCAGCATCCTGTGCAAGTGCAGCATTATCGGTTTTGACAAGGGATGATTCCAG GATGCATGCAGAAGGCATTGATGCTATGGGTCATGCTACTCATCTGAACTATG GACTCTCATCATCCATTTCTTCTGAAACTGTGAAAAATGCTGCAATCTGTGGCTtgtcagcagcagcaacaaagtCCAAGCTTTTTGCGGACCAGGAGGAGCGTGAAATTCAGAGATTATCTGCCACCATCATAAATCATCAG TTAAAGAGACTGGAGCTGAAATTGAAACAGTTTGCGGAGGTTGAGACAATGCTCTTGAAGGAAAGTGAGCGGTTAGAGGTGATGAGGCAGCAGCTGGTAACTCAGCGTGTCCGGTTGTTATCAACCCGGTTCACTTCCACAGGTGGTACAATACCTGGAGGCAGCAGCAGTATGGTTTCAAACCCTATGAATCAGGCCACCGGCCTTAGACCGCTGATGATGCCAGGCTCGGTGTCCCAGTCCAGCATGCCCGCAATGTATGCAAATAACATGCAGGGGCATCCCCAGATGGCTCTGCTGCAACAGCGGCAACAGATGCTCTCATTCGGACCTCGCTTGCCTCTCTCGGCCATCAACCCTGGCTCATCCTCATCGACACCCAACATGATGTTCAACCCTGGCATGCCCAACTCGGCAGCTCCTAATCATCACCCTTTGTTGAGATCACCCTCAGGGAACAATTCAAACGTAGGTTAG